A genomic window from Arthrobacter sp. FW305-BF8 includes:
- the gatC gene encoding Asp-tRNA(Asn)/Glu-tRNA(Gln) amidotransferase subunit GatC: MAAINRDDVAHLARLAHIEMSAEELDRMAGELAVIVDAVKSVSEAAGDGVPATSHPIPLSNVFREDEVGHTFTAEQALSGAPDSDADRFKVPAILDED, encoded by the coding sequence ATGGCTGCGATCAACCGTGACGACGTCGCGCACCTAGCGCGGCTTGCGCACATTGAGATGAGTGCTGAAGAGCTGGACAGGATGGCCGGCGAACTTGCCGTCATCGTAGACGCGGTGAAATCCGTGAGTGAGGCCGCAGGTGACGGTGTTCCCGCAACGTCGCACCCGATTCCGCTGAGCAACGTGTTCCGCGAGGACGAGGTGGGCCACACCTTCACCGCCGAGCAGGCACTCTCCGGCGCTCCGGACTCAGACGCAGACCGCTTCAAGGTCCCGGCAATCCTGGATGAGGACTAG